tttaattatgttatttctACATCATTTAGGAAAATGGAACTAAAGAGGAAAATTGATTTTGAACCCATGAGCCTGAATCATTTTCAATAGAATTATATTGTggacttaaaggcacagttcacccaaaaattataatTCTATCATTGAtttttcacttgtcacaaacctattTGAATTTCTTTATTGTGTTAAACACACTAAggataatattttgaaaaatcctGGAAATTGGTTATTTTGTaataacagtgattttttttagtgattaccagtttctaacatcttacaaaatatctttttttgttcaacataagaacaaaattttaaaaaatatatgtattctttttatttgtcacatatcGAGTGGCCAAGTAAATCTAGACTGATCTTAGAACTGGCATTAGTACAGTTATTTTTTTAGTCAACCAACagatattattgttgttaataaagCCAGAAACACCCAATGAATGAGCACTGCTCTCCAGCACAGTTCTGTaaaattaaaggaacactcaacgTTTcgactcattttacaactcccaataattaaacagttgagttttaccattttttaaatgattatgcaATGCCATATTGGCCTGTAAAatagcaatttttaattttatgtcaATCTTTCTTGTAAACAatgtacagaagagtcaagctttaaataggaaaattatcaaaactctttttttttttgagtgagatccTAATGGtctgattctgattcaatgatctatgctaagctaagctaaaagcgatTCAGCAATATCTGGAGCTGTTTAAGGGAGCTTTAAAATTTGCctatttcaaaaaagaaaaaagtgttcctttaaacttAAACAAGTCTTTAAAAAATATGCCAAGAAAAATCCTTCATGACGCACCAACTAATTATtaactaattttgttttgtgaatTTAAGTGTTGAACACAATATTACATAAATTGTCAAGCATtttccagaattgtgttgtttcagctcattttaaacaagtaattGGGAAATAAAGCAAAACTGTTATTTTTGTTAGTATATTCTTGTTCTAATTGGTTCATTTGTTAATTCTAATAGGTTGCATTTTGACATTGAATGGtcgaaaagtaaagaaaaaaacattgtttgtatCCAGTTTTTAAAACACCCATCTTTTAAAATACTTACAGATTATCACAAGCCATTCTCATAATTCACACAAAGAACCATGAGGTGTAGAAAAAAGGTGGATCAAGCAAAATCCAGGAGTCAACAAGGACTCTTGAACACTTGTTTTGAGACATAAATATTACTCCTAGGCCTAAAGTTTGAGGCTGTTGGTCCTGGTCCATTAGCTGCATGCTGGGATCTAATCCTAATTGACATGAAAAAAGGCTCAGAGGATGtgtagtcacacacacacatactgtttgcacAAATGGATGTTTAATAAGGATGGGCATCGTCTATGACATCTGCAATATATCAGACCAAACACGCACTAAAAGTCCATGACAGGGCCAGTATTTCAAAGAAGAATTGAGATTAATGGAGACACACATGAGAAAGGTCAAGGAGTGGACACATATGGCTCACACACTCGGCTCGCACACATATGCACTTCATtatggacacaaacacacacttacactccaAGAGGTCAAGGAAAGCACACTCACACACTCGTTCTCTCTCTAAAAACTCCCTCTGGACAAGCTTTTTAGGGTCTttttgcagtatatatatatatatatatatatatatatatatatatatatatatatatatatatatatatatatatatatatatatatatatatatacagttgaagtcagaaattatAGCCcccttttaaacttttttttcttttttaaatattactcaaattatgtttaacagagctaagAAATTTTCACACtaaatctgataatattttttcttctggaaaaagtcttatgtgttttatttcagctagaataaaagttgtttttaaaaattttaagaaccattttaaggtcaaaagcccctttaagctatatttttttatgccaacatatccagcatatgttttacgcagcggatgcccttccagccacaactcaacactgggaaacacccatgcactcttattcacacacatacactacggccaatttagcttacccaattcacctatagcgcataactttggacagcaggggaaaCTCTACacgaaaatgccaactgacccagccggggctcgaaccggtggccttcttgctgtgaggcaatcgtgctacccactgcaccaccgtgacgcctgcAATGCCAtagtaaattgtgaaaataaccattgAGGAAGGCTTTAAGACTAAGCAGAATCCTTTTTTGGCTGTTGCTTCAGcgtgactgaggaaagttaaatgtgctggccagtttgtgtttgccaaataaatgacaataggctagtttttaattaaaaacttgaACAGCAtcctttttttctaatgatatatgatgtaataaatttgtatttgaaaaataagtattattcccatatttttttttcttctaaatctttaggacatgtttttggtacatcaaaaagtgtgattgATGACCAttcaacaagctaatccagcaaaatagtgcttaaagtatttatacctcataattaaacagaaaataagataACTGCAAAAAGTTTTTAagaaaaacctttttttaagaaaaaagaaccacccctttcatcaggctggctacgggtatgatataaatttgtttatattaagagAAAACACtggaatatatatttattttatatttatgtattttagtttagttttagattCATTCATCAGATCTATtgacctgtctgtctatctgtctatcaatttatttatctatctatctgtctatctgtctgtctgtctgtttgactgtctgtctgtctgtctgtctgtctgtctgtctgtctgtctgtctgtctgtctgtctgtttatttatttatttatttattttattatttatttatgtcagtGCTTACATTTAAACTTATTTCTCTTAGTTGCTAActgaaatttttgttttttttaacaataaataaaaaataaatctaataatgtTAGTGGTTGGCAAATTTCACGAATAATTATAAAGAAATGGCAAGTAACACTGAGTTAAAGGAAGAATATAGTTTATTTCcttctaaaatatataataatctttattttattgccAACTTTAGAGAAGTATTGCAGTGTACAAAAGAGAGCAGGggagattattattatattattttatattttttactttcattttattatttatttatttatttatttatttatttatttatttgtttgtttgtttgtttgtttgtttatttatttatttatttatttatttttgctaaatgtGAACCCAAATGTTGCTGCTAAATACATCTGTTTTGAGATTAGCCCTGGTCAAGAGGTGTGTGAATTATTGGCTGGCCTGgtcagtgtctgtgtgtgcgtatgcgtgtgtatgtgtgtgtgtgaacgagctGTGAAGTGCTGATTATAGAGTAGCTGTTGGATCTATGAGCTCTCTCTTTACTAATGAGCTACTATTGTACTTCACTAACTGGAACAAAACCTCACAACAGGAGAGCCAGCCtgacacacacttacacactgccTGACACAATGTTACAGCTAATGTCTGGCTTTTCTATCAAAAAGTATGGATTTACACCATGTAATACTCATCTTGCTTGACTTCTGAAAGTGTAAAATGCCAGTAAATCACTCAGTAAGCAATATATGGGGCAAACCATGGTAGTGGCAGAGATTTAGAATTATAATTCATCACACAAAGATAAACACAGTGTACATTTGGGTTAAGCTAGGATTTATAGTGAGCCAGTGTTAATTCATGTATCATTTTCGCGTAAACATTGCATTGAATGATGTCTATTTAGGCTCCCTTGAGCTCAAGTACAAGTTTAGCAAATCTAAAGTGCTAGAGAGCAAGTTTTGTTTACTCCAAAACAGACTGAATAATGGAAAAGTCATTTTCTGATGGACAGAAGGAGGGAGTTTTAGCTCAGAATGGCTTtgcattgtgtgtgtgcttttgttcAGTGATGTGATACTAAACTGGACAGGTACCCCAGTGTGTTATGGGTCCAGTATGGTAATGATATTAGATTTACTGATACCCCAGCGTGCGTTGTATGTGTGTTGTAATGAGCCGGAGTCGTGAACGGCTTGACAGTGCAAGACTATGCATAAAACTAGTACAATATGCAAATGGCACAGCAGCTccatcaaacaaacaaatgacagtaAATATCAGATCATTTGTAAGTGTATTATTGTGAATGAAGCAGGGTTGTTATCGTTAATTACAAAACTATTACAAAACTAAACTATTAGAAACCTTTGTGATGATAGCattaagctgaaatgaaaatcaaaatatgcaatgGAAGGTAAAGAAGTAGATCAGATATTTTTcagttaaatgtatttatttggagttttaaaaaggaatatatttatttataaaaatgtaatttaaattgaaactgaaataaGTTTATTGAAGCACAAACactgttgaaaataaaatataaatatattgaaatataccAATATAATTAAGCATATTGCAATATCATGTTATTGAAATTAGggttaaataaaaattgaaagaaaaaaactacAGCTGATTGATAAtgtctaatataatataaaatgaccaaaacattttcacattttatgttaaaataacTGTAGACTGCCACAGAAAAAAAGCATATTTGGTTCCTCAAAGTGTTTTAGTTAAATATTCTTCAGAGAACCATTTATATATAACCTAAAGAAGAACTTTTCTACTGTAAACAACATTTTGTGGGATAAAAAGTTCCATGGACAGTTCCTCATGGAACCATCAATGGCAATTTAAAAACTTGTGTTGAAAAATACAAACGTGttcaataatttataatattattattattatttaatttttccattcattcatttattttattttagcttagtccctttattcatcaggggtcgccacagtggaatgaaccgccaactaatccagcatatgttctacacagcggatgcccttccaattgcaacccagtactgggaaacacccatacactctcacattcgcacacaaaaactactgccaatttagtttaattcacctatacagcatgtattgggactgtgggggaaaccggagcacccggaggaaacccacatgaacacgtggAGAAACTCCACatgaaacttcacacagaaatgccaactgacccagcccggactcaaaccagcgaccctcttgctgtcaggcgacagtgctaacaacagagccaccgtgccgtccaatttaattatttaatttaattataatttaataactttaataatacttttcacacatgtatgtacagtgctcagcatatgctcagctcagatatatttattaaaataacattttagtcaccaaacatatttagaaattgaaagataatacaattaaattcaagctaaatattgcataaattactataaataaataaataaataaactactactttagctaattttatttatttatttttttgcttttcttgattttttctctttttaaaatttgatttaaatatttttctataacatatatttgggtgtactagtttttgtaccactatcgtaagttattttgatagattagctccagatttagcttcagtactgactaatgtatttgcaaaaatataatattgtatagctttctattaaaaatatgaatttaaaagttaGATTtcaggggtgtacttatttatgctgagcactgtatgtgtatataatttATCACTTATCAAATTTAAGATAATGTAGGAAAATGTTTTTTGGACATAAGATAATCATATTTATAATTGCTTGGCCAAAAAACCCTCTTGTTTTTTTAAAGTCCCACTTTATGTCACAAAACAATTCTGCACACGTGAAGTATGATCCCCAAACAATTATTCTACACTCATTGTGTTTAAAGGTTTCCTTTCGGCCAGTTATGTTACCTAATACATGTGGGTTCAATATGTCCAGTGTGTGATGCCCTGTCCCCACCCAGTTTTAGGTCTTTCATACCCCTCCTCTGTCGTGCCCTCTCCTCCCCTTTCTCTTGCCATAAAGAGGGGGTGAAGCTACATTGTCTCAACTGAACATTCCCACTCATCAggtcatctgtctatctatccatccccagagagagaagagagagtgaATATCGCCTTCTCAAACTTTGGAAAAGTTGGAGAGTCTGAGAGCTGACTGCAACTGCGCGTATGCAATATAACTTATCTTATACGAGCTTTGAAAACGCTTGCTGAGAGCGACAGACACATAAAAGGATTTCTACAGTCCGTTACCTGAATATCGGACAGAATTTACCGTCTGAGGAACCGCGAACCACCTGTGAGGAGAGTCGAGTCTGCGCCGCGGACCAAACCCCATCCTGAGCATCACCATGAGATTCTTCCACCCGCTTTatctgttgctgctgctgctgctgacagTGCTGATCCTCACCAGCGCTGATAAACATGGTACAAAACATGGTAAGCTACTCACCACCACATCTTAAGATAGATAAGTTTTTAGCAAGGCAATATGGGGCAGATGAGTTGTTGTGAGGCGAAGAACTGAATCAAAGCCAGCTCCGAACACTCAGACAAACATAACGTTAATTTAAAATGTTCTGTTGGCTGTTGTAGGCTAACCTACCtgtaatttgtaaattaaaaaaaacaaaacgt
This genomic stretch from Danio aesculapii chromosome 1, fDanAes4.1, whole genome shotgun sequence harbors:
- the apela gene encoding apelin receptor early endogenous ligand, with protein sequence MRFFHPLYLLLLLLLTVLILTSADKHGTKHDFLNLRRKYRRHNCPKKRCLPLHSRVPFP